Proteins from a genomic interval of Phyllopteryx taeniolatus isolate TA_2022b chromosome 3, UOR_Ptae_1.2, whole genome shotgun sequence:
- the anapc7 gene encoding anaphase-promoting complex subunit 7 yields the protein MNVVDHVRDMAAAGLHSNVRILSSLLLTMSNNNPELFSPAQKYQLLVYHADAIFHDKEYRNAACKYSMALQQKKVLSKTSKVRTSAGGAAANLQAQSLPSEIEVKYKIAECYTILKLDKDAIAVLDGIPSRQRTPKINMMLANLYRKAGQERSAVTSYKEVLRQCPLALDAIIGLLSLSVKGAEVASMTMDVIQSVPNLDWLSVWIKAYAFIHAGDNQRAINTICSLEKKSLLRDNVDLLVSLADVYFRAGDTKNAILKFEQAQMLDPYLIKGMDVYGYLWAREGHLEDVEVLGGRLFNISDQHAEPWVISGCHSFYSKRYSRALYLGAKAIQLNSNSVQALLLKGAALRNMGRVQEAIIHFREAMRLAPCRLDCYEGLIDCYLASNGIREAMGMANNIYKTLGANAQTLTILATVCLEDPLTQEKAKTLLDKALAQRPDYTKAVVKKAELLSREQKHEEGIALLRNALANQSDCVLHRMLGDFLVAVNDYQEAMDQYSIALSLDPNDQKSLEGMQKMEKEESPTDATVELDGDDMEGSGEDGDLEGSDSEAVHWADQEQWFGMQ from the exons AGAGCTTTTCTCACCTGCCCAAAAGTACCAGCTGTTGGTTTACCATGCTGATGCCATCTTCCATGATAAAGAGTATCGTAATGCTGcctgtaaatacagtatggcACTGCAACAGAAGAAGGTGCTCAGCAAAACATCCAAAGTTCGCACCTCTGCTGGTGGAGCTGCTGCAAATCTCCAAGCACAG AGTCTACCTTCAGAGATTGAAGTAAAGTACAAGATAGCTGAATGTTATACTATTTTGAAACTGGATAAAGATGCTATTGCAGTGCTTGATGGTATTCCCTCTCGACAGAGGACTCCAAAG ATCAACATGATGCTTGCCAACCTGTACAGGAAAGCAGGCCAAGAACGCTCTGCAGTGACGAGCTACAAAGAAGTCCTCCGACAGTGCCCTCTCGCCTTAGATGCAATCATTG GCCTTCTGTCTTTATCAGTCAAAGGAGCTGAAGTAGCGTCCATGACCATGGATGTTATCCAGAGTGTCCCCAACCTGGACTGGCTCTCTGTTTGGATAAAGGCGTATGCTTTTATACATGCAGGTGACAATCAGAGAGCCATCAACACAATTTG TTCTCTGGAGAAGAAATCTCTGTTGCGGGACAACGTGGACCTCCTGGTGAGCCTGGCAGATGTCTACTTCAGGGCAGGTGACACCAAGAACGCCATCCTCAAATTTGAACAAGCCCAGATGCTGGACCCTTATCTCATCAAAG GAATGGATGTGTACGGCTACCTGTGGGCCCGAGAAGGACACCTGgaggatgtggaggtcctgggcggGCGACTCTTCAATATCTCAGACCAGCATGCAGAACCTTGGGTGATTTCTGG TTGTCACAGCTTCTACAGTAAACGTTACTCCAGAGCCCTGTACCTGGGAGCCAAGGCCATTCAGTTGAACAGCAACAGTGTTCAGGCTCTCCTCCTGAAGGGGGCAGCATTGAGAAACATGGGCCGAGTCCAGGAAGCCATCATCCATTTTAGAGAGGCCATGCGCTTGGCTCCTTGTCGGCTTGACTGCTACGAAG GTCTGATTGACTGTTACCTGGCATCCAATGGGATCAGAGAGGCTATGGGGATGGCCAATAACATCTACAAGACCCTGGGGGCCAACGCTCAAACTCTCACCATTCTTGCTACTGTGTGCCTGGAGGACCCACTGACGCAGGAGAAAGCCAAAACCTTACTGGACAAAGCACTGGCTCAGAGGCCCGACTACACGAAGGCTGTGGTCAAAAAGGCGGAACTACTGA GTCGTGAACAGAAACATGAAGAAGGGATCGCCCTGCTTCGAAACGCGCTGGCCAATCAGAGCGACTGTGTGCTGCACAGGATGCTTGGAGATTTCCTGGTGGCTGTCAACGACTACCAGGAGGCTATGGATCAGTACAGCATTGCGCTCAG TCTGGACCCCAATGATCAGAAGTCCTTAGAAGGCATGCAGAAGATGGAGAAGGAGGAGAGTCCCACAGATGCCACAGTGGAGCTGGACGGCGATGACATGGAGGGTAGCGGAGAAGACGGCGACCTAGAGGGCAGTGACAGTGAGGCCGTCCATTGGGCTGACCAGGAACAGTGGTTTGGTATGCAGTAG